TACGGAATACGGGATACGGGACCAAACAGAAGTATCCGTGCATCATAGCTTCTGATTCTTTCCTACGCCCGACTACAAATATTGTAAATACCAAACAGGACAGCAACCTCCCAACTCGGCTAGTTCGGTTTGTCAATAACTTGCCCTACTTAACTACCCTTCTCCTCCGTTCAATTCAGTTTCACAGACTTGTCGTTAATCACCGTTGCGCTGCTCAGATTCATCACATAATTTCTGGGGAGCTGTTTGGTGCAGTGAACTGCAGCAGCAATGGCGTCCGATCCTGAGCAACACGCGCCCTCTTCTCTCGGAAAGGTTTCATTTTTCTACGCtcaatttttattcttttgcactttctcatttccttttttctttgcgCTGATGGAACATACTACTGAACGTTCAATCTATGGAGCGCCGCGCGTATGCCTTATCCGATGCAATACTTGTCGGATACTCCGGATAAAAGTTTTCGGCTTTTAAGATACCGTTACACTTTCAGGTGAAAAATTATGAGGAAAAAATTAAACGGAAACAAAGATTTAGTCGAAAGTTGATGAATACAAAGAGCTTGCCTCTAATTGAAACAAGGAATATAACTTTGAATGAACTTGAATTTGGATGTCCTCAtgttaaaatgttttaaattatatatttttattgtcgTATCCATATCCTAGTTTGTTGTGACTACGAGACAgagggccgaaggggtaaagAAAGATTTAGGAGGACTTTTGAAAGAGACTCTAagtctaagaaaagacttaagtGTACTTGGGTTGGGTTTAACGGAAGATATGACCCAGATTCGAGTGCAAATTGCAATGGTGTTCTAGgacaaccccacttagtgggaaaaggctttgttgttgttgttgttgtatccaTATCCTAGTTTGTAGAGATTTTATGTATCGGCTGTCGTCACCGTATCCGTATCCATGTTTTAGAACTCTTCTCCGTTGGGAGTTGTTAATGCTTTGCCATTTTGCAGGTGGGGAAATCTTCAGGTGAAATTGGCGACGCACAGGAGCCACTTCTTGAGGGGGCTCAGAATTCAGAAAACTATTCTCTTATTGCCGCAATCCTACCGTGAGTATTCCTTTTTCAGTTTTATCTGTTTTAATCTTCTGTTTAGACTGAAATTTTTACAGATAATCACATTATTCAGGCTTTACACTGCTCCTTAATGATTTCAGATTTCTATTCCCAGCTTTTGGAGGACTACTATATGGCTATGACATTGGCGCAACATCATGCGCTACAATTTCCATAGAGGTATACATGAGCTATTACTCATATAGCGCGttcttcatttttatttgtaactGCTGATTCCCTTAGAACATACCCAATGCAGTCGGCCACATTAAGCGGAGTATCATGGTACAACTTGTCATCTGTGGAAATTGGTCTCATAGTAAGTTTACAACAAACTTCCTTGTTGTCACTGAAATCTCTACGAGTGTTTTTTCCTTTTAGTTCTCTTGTGCATCTTTCTTTGGCTTCAAAGCAGGTTAATCTATCTAATTGGTACCTGTTTCATTTGCAGACTAGTGGCTCATTATATGGGGCCTTGATTGGATCTTTGCTGGCCTTTAACATTGCTGACTTCTTAGGTGGGGTTTTCACTTTTTCTAATACATTCCGAGTTATACAAGTAAAACCGATGATGTCTTCCACTACTGATGAAGTTTGAATGGTTAATCTGTATAAAGGAAGAAGGAGGGAGTTGATTTTGGCTGCTTTATTGTATCTTCTCGGAGGCCTAGTAACAGCATTAGCACCCGACTTGCCTGTTATGGTGATTGGACGCCTCATATATGGTATAGGAATTGGACTGGTAATGAATagaatgctttttttttcaatgcaaAGCTATACTTAACTCCTTCTATGAAACTTGAGATgtataaattttcaatttgttcTCTTTAGGCAATGCATGCTGCTCCGATGTATATTGCCGAGACAGCTCCAAGTGCGATACGAGGTCGCCTAATATCGCTCAAAGAGTTCTTCATAGTGCTTGGGATGGTTGTAAGTTCTTCTACATTCCATCTGAGAGtatgattattttatttttatttcgtgACATGCACTGAAGCCAACTTACTAGTTTTTTGTATATATCTTACCTACACGAAGGCCAGAAAATCATAAGCACCTTGAATTTTGTGCAGGCGGGTTATGGAATTGGTAGCCTTTTAGTTGACACAGTAGCTGGTTGGCGCTATATGTATGGAATTAGTGCCCCTTTAGCAATAATTATGGGTATTGGAATGTGGTGGCTACCCGCATCACCTAGATGGATCCTTCTGCGTGCCATACAGGGAAAAGGAAGTATGGATGAGTTAAAAGTGACTGCAATCAGTTGCTTGTGTCGGCTTAGGGGTAGTGCTATTGGTGATTCAGCTCCTGCACAAGTAGATGAGATACTGGCTGAGCTTGCTTATGTTGGTGAAGAGAAAGAAGCCACATTAGGGGAGATGTTCCATGGAAAATGCTTGAAAGCCCTTGTGATTGGTGTTGGATTAGTCTTGTTC
This region of Malus domestica chromosome 07, GDT2T_hap1 genomic DNA includes:
- the LOC103440015 gene encoding D-xylose-proton symporter-like 2 — protein: MASDPEQHAPSSLGKVGKSSGEIGDAQEPLLEGAQNSENYSLIAAILPFLFPAFGGLLYGYDIGATSCATISIESATLSGVSWYNLSSVEIGLITSGSLYGALIGSLLAFNIADFLGRRRELILAALLYLLGGLVTALAPDLPVMVIGRLIYGIGIGLAMHAAPMYIAETAPSAIRGRLISLKEFFIVLGMVAGYGIGSLLVDTVAGWRYMYGISAPLAIIMGIGMWWLPASPRWILLRAIQGKGSMDELKVTAISCLCRLRGSAIGDSAPAQVDEILAELAYVGEEKEATLGEMFHGKCLKALVIGVGLVLFQQITGQPSVLYYAASIFQSAGFSEASDATRVSILLGVFKLIMTGAAVLVVDRLGRRPLLLGGVTGMVISLFLLGSYYLFFDDAPVAAVVALLLYVGCYQISFGPIGWLMISEVFPLRLRGRGLGIAVLVNFAANALVTFAFSPLKALLGAGILFYAFGVIAVASLFFIFFIVPETKGLTLEEIEANCL